acattaaatctaattaagaaTCTCCATATCTATTTTACAGTACAAGATTCTCTCATGTTCATGTTCGGGTGAATATAACATACCAatgttcataatttatatttttaatttaaaatcaaaagattttattgaaaatttaaatttaaaatttaaaaaattagtagttttttttattgaataacaAATTTTAATCTGACTTCAAATCAATAATCaagattatataaatataatctatGATGTTGAATTTGAACATAAAACAATTTTAATCCCTTAATTAAACCGCAATGGATTCAAACTTCAcgaattttttattcaaaaagaaaagattacgTAGGACTTAAACACAGTTTAAAAGACTAATAAACTATAGGTTTTTACCTTCAAAATCTTGGGCTTTGCTCTAAACTATTCGGAATAGTTATCTTCTCAAAACTCAGCACACTCTTCACCACCATaatcttttatcaaatttctATGCAAATTAATAACAACTCAAATGCCTCTCCCTGACCATGGCACAGGCACAAGTTTCTCTTGTGAGAGCAAACCCTCTATTTAAAGCTTTTTGGTTTTTACATTGAACCATCATTTTCTCGGCCAGTGCTTGGTCGCCACAACCCTGCATTCCTCCAGAAACTTGCTCATCCTGATCCTAATAAATTCGCCCTTAAATGTTTCATAGGTTCAAATGATTATTCAAGAATTGCTATGAATCCTTAACTACAGAAACTAGCCCTTCCAGTCTTGATGGAGAGCAAAAGAATCCCAAGAACAATATCGCAAGCCAAAATAGGAACATCGTTGAAGTGGTTAATAGTATCATCCCAGAAACTCTCAAGAAATCCTATGGAATTCCGACGAAAGCAGCCACCATCATGGTAATGGCATTGGCAATGGCTGAATTAATGATGAGCTTTATGCGTGGCTGTGACTCTGCATTAGCCTTGTCTGGTGGCCGCATGGGCGGACGTTCAAGTAGTAATTGTTCGAGCTATAGTATCAGTAGTCGTTATTCGAGCTACAGTAGTGGTGGTTCAAGCTTGTATTCAGGACCAACCTCTTCCTGTTCTTATTCAAGCTCTCCTGAAAAACTAACACctgaagaagaaattttttcttttaattattttgttctagcacttataattttttctgtAGTTTTGATTTCGTTTGAAATTTTATCGACAGCACAAAGACCTATTATGTATCCAAGCTTCAGGtatcattttctcttttcaatttttaacaGGAAGCTGTTGAttatacaaaatttatttgttttgttgtATATGTCATTTGATtcagaaattattatatgtcATTGTCCATATCAGGTAGCAGTATATGACGCAGAAAGGACTTTCCGAATGGACCTTAATCGAATTGCTGAAAAGGCTGATACATCTAAAGCTTCTGGTTTGCATCGTATGCTTTCAGGTAATGatcttgaattttaaattctctTTTATATGAAAACACTTATGTGTTATTCCTTCTTACTTGGATTAAATCTTTAGGAGTATATATCTTTAGATGCTGCTGCTATTGTCTTTATGATTGTGTAATACTTTGCATTGTCGTTTCTTTTACCTTTGTGTTTGCAGATACTACAAGGCTATTGCTTAAGCATTTCGATTCTTGCATATCTGGCTACGTTTCTGTAAGTTTCTAATCTTGTATTTGTTGATACATCTGATGACATATACCTGTAATCATGAACTTGAGTACATACTCTTTCTTTGTAGGTGCATCAGCAGGAGAAATGCGATCCTGCTATGGAATTCTTTGATAAACTTTCCTTGGAAGAACGGGAAAAGTTCGATGAAGAGACACTTGTTAATGTAGAcaacaagagaaaggaaaaagtaTCAAGCATAAAAGATAATGAATTAAGCAGAGGCCATACAGTGGTAAGCTTGAGTATTAGATGTTCTGGTTTTGCTTATGCAACTGGGATTCCATTGAATTCAAAATATCCGACTTCATtcttcttcaattttctttgttttcagGTAACAATCTTGGTTGCTACTTATGGAAGTTCTAATAAATTGCCCACTATCAATGGCCCTGTAGACTTATAGGAAGCCTTGCAAGTAGTACCAACCATTGGCCTGACTGAATTTGAACTATGAAATACATGCTGTCTTAATCAACCGTTTCTTTTCTTctggatttttaatatttaggattgtatagaaaattgaaatgatGAATTGATTGTTTATATGATTCTGATCTTTTTACAATTGATTGTGTTGGTATTTATATAGACATATACAACAGTACCCTATTCTACTTGGTTGCCTTGGTATCTCTGTCCAATGTCCTTTTCTTCTCTGGAAAAGGTTGGAGCGGCCTTCCTCTATCATAGGgatggttgctccctttcttTAGGGCCTGTGATGAGCAACCCTGCACAGGCTTTTCTGCCTGTGCAGTGTCTGAGACCATACCTACTTTATTTCTGctttcaacactccccctcaagttggGTTCGTAAAGGTTGATTGAACCCATCTTGCTAAGGATGGTCTGGTGACTACTTTTATTTAGAGCTTTTGTAAATATGTCGGCCAATTGATCATGACTCTTGACAAATGGAGTTTTAATTTCGCCTGACTGTACTTTCTCCCTGATAAAGTGACAGTCCACCTCAATGTGTTTAGTACGTTCATGGAATACTGGATTGGATGCGATATGTCGGGCAGCTTGATTATCACAGTACATCAACATAGGTTCTTTATGATCAATCCTCATGTCGAGGAGCACTTGTTTGATCCAAGTGAGCTCGCTTGCCGTGGATGCCATGGCTCTATATTCTGCCTCTGCACTTGATCTTGCCACTACACTTTGCTTTTTACTTTTCCATGTTACTAGGTTTCCTCCTACGAATGTGCAAAAACCTGTTGTTGACTTCTTATCGCTGCTTcctgcccaatctgcatcagagaAACCAATTATAGTGTTAAAGTGGttatttttcatccaaatACCTTGACCTGGAGTGCTTTTGAGGTATCTAAGAATTCTATCAATAGCATCCAAGTGGCTAGTACGAGGGGCATGCATAAATTGGCTTACCATACTTACAGCATAGGAGATATCAGGTCTAGTGACAGTCAGATAAATTAACTTCCCTACTAGCCGTTGATAATGTCCTATGTTATCTAATGGGTTACCATCTTCTAAGTTAAGTTTGACATTAGTTTCCATTGGAGTGGATGTAGGCTTAGCTCCTAGTTTCcctatttcttttaagagGCCGAGCACATACTTTCTCTGAGATAGAAATAGACCTTTTTGTGATTTGGCTATTTCTATTTCAAGAAAGTATGAAAGCTGACCAAGGTCCTTGATGTCgaatttcctttttaattttttcttaacctttttaatttctttgttattGTTACCAGTTATGAtgatatcatcaacatatactAAGATAATAATGGTGCATAAGTGATTATGTTTGATAAACATTGAGGAATCTGAAATACATTtactgaaattaatattaagaagGAACAAGCTCagcttggcataccatgctcttAGAGACTGctttagattattaattgCTTTGTTTAGCTTACATACCAATGACGAGTCTGATGTGGACTTGTGACCTGGGGGGAGAGTCATGTAGACttcctcttctaaatttccTTGGAGGAAGGTATTCTTTATGTCCATTTGAAATAGACTCCAACCTGAGTTAGTGAcaacagataataaaataCGAACAATGTTCATTTTTGCTACAGGAGCAAAGGTTTCCTGGTAATCGACGCCATAGGATTGAGTAAACCCTTTGGCTACTAATCTGGCTTTATATCGCTCGATTGATCCGTCAcagttaaattttatcttgTAAACCCATTTACATCCTacaagttttttatttgatggtAAAGGGACAATTTCCCaagtgttatttttttctaaggcAGATAGTTCTTCCTCCACGGCCTTACACCATTTTAGGTTAGTGTTGGCATCATAGAATGAGGTGGGTTCTGTATGTGCCATAAGATTTCCTAGATAGGCTTGATAGTTATGAGACATGTGATCATAAGTGATGAAGTTGCAAATTGGATACGATACCTTATGGGATATGTAATCCCTTAACCTGACAGATGGTTTAGTTATTCGAGTGGATCGTCTTAAGGCAATCTCTTCCTGTAGAGGTGCAATGTCCTCGCTTCTGGCAATAGTTTCTCCCCCTGAAGGGATTTTCTTAAGTCGAGAGGAGGCTCCCCCTCCAGATGAGTGTCCTGGCTGGAACTACTGAgatctgaaaaagaaaagttatgtGGAAATAATGTGGATGGCCCATGAGAGTGTTGAGGTCAAGTACTGTGAATATCATAAGGTTTATAATATGGTTCGTGTTCCAAAAAGTGACATTCCTGGAAACATAGACTTTGTGAGTGAGGGGATCATAACATTTATATCCCTTCTTGCCTATGGAGTAACCTAAAAAGATGGTTTTGGCAGAgcttttttcaaatttgtgAAGACGCTTAATGTGAACAAAGTGCAACCAAAAACACGAATGTGCCCTAGCttaatttttcagtttttgagAATTTCTAAGGGGCTGAGATTGTGGAGTTTGACACTTGGAAGACGATTAATAAGATAGGTAGCAGTAAGGAGAGCATCGAACCAAGAAATAGAGGgaacattattttgaaaaagcaGGGTGCGAGTGACATTAAGCAGATGcctatttttcctttcaaagACCCCATTCTGTTCAGGGGTATTAATGCATGTAGTCTGATGAAGTATACCTTCCTTTTTAAAGAAGTTTTTAAAGTgttgatttatatattttgtaccaTTGTCAAAACGAAAAGGTTTAATACTATCGGTGTATTGAGTTTTAACAAAGTGAAAGAATTCttgaaaatatgataaaacttcatttttgccttttaataaatagaccAAAGTTGTGCGAGTGTAGTCATCAATGAAGGTGACAAAATACCTAAAATGATTGTAAGAAGTAACAGGGGCCGGACCCCAAATGTCAGAGTGAATTAATTCAAATCGTTTTTAAGAGGTATGATATGAGAGAGGAAAAGTGAGACGAGTGTGTTTGGAAAATTTACAAGTCTCACAGTGACtggaatttaaattataatagaataaGGTATTTAAGACAGAGTCGGACGGATGTCCAAAACATAAATGCATTAACATGCCCTGATCGGCTGTTTTAGCAGACATAAAATATTGATTGGTGTTCTTAAGATAGTATAGACCATTGTCATAATATCCTTCACCAATCATCGTCCCTGTAGTGCGATCCTGAAACAGAacagaagaagatgaaaaaataacattgcAGTTGAATTCATTAGTGATTCGTCCAACGGATAAtagattagatttaaaatcaggaataaataagatattatttaGATGTTGGCTGAGTAATGTAGTATTACTACTACCTTGGATTGGAGTTTTGTGCCCGTTAGCGACTGTCACATGTTGAAATTTTTTTCCGGGAGAGAAATTTTGCAATTTCATGAAATCCCATGTCATGTGATCAGAGGCACCAAAGTTAATAATCCAATCAGTAGAGCAGTGTGTTAATTTTGTTGGAACAGAATTAAATGATTTAGATACCGAACCTGACCCACTAGGTTGTTGATTTTGAACCAGAGCCTGGATTTGAGACAGTAGTTGATTGAGTTGAAAGGAGACTGTCGGGTCAGATCTATGTCTGAGACGGGTCGAGTCAGAATTGGGGGCAGCGGAAAGGCGGGTCGGGTCGGGTTGCTCACTGCCGGGTCGGGTTTGCTTATCTAACCCGGTATATACACCTGACTCTCTTAACCCTATTTCATAACAACTCCCGCTCCCACTCTCGACATGTAACCCTTCTCTAGGGTTTTCTCTTCTGCTGCCACCCCGTTTCTCTCCTCTGCCCCTTCTCCTCACTCCCCCAGGGCCTTCTCACCCCCGAGATGGCCGCAGATGTGGGTAGAGGAGTCAGCCTCGGCCGGTTCTCGACGGATGTTGAAGGCTTGGCTGTCTGTGAGGTCGGAGACAGGGTTCATTGTGCTTCTTCGAGTCTCCTCGCgctgtatgtttggtattacAACATCGATTTTGGGGAGTTTCGCTCCGAGGAGGATCTGTGATCTCAAGCCTTCGTAGCTTGAGTCCAGACCTCCTAAGTAGGTATATACGAGATCCTGTTATGCTTGTCTCTGTATTTCCTCTAGGTCGTTTGATGGCGGAAGGTAATTCTGTAACTCTTCCCACCTTATGAGTATTTTTGTTGCATATTGAGATGAGCTTTTGGTCCCCTGTGTGATTTTTGATAACTCTTGCTTGAGTCTGAATATGTGTGTGAAGTTGTGTTGGTGGCCGTATAGGCTCTGCATTTTGTCCCAGATTGATTTTGATGATTCTATTAAAATACAGAGTTTGGAAATCTGGGTTTCCATAGTGTTTGTAAGCATTGACATGACCAAATGGTCATTCATTTGCCATTCCTCCATTCTGTCTAGTTCTTCCTCTGTTGGGGCCTCTGGCCTTTCTGGCTTTGGATGTTGCTTGGTCCCAGTGATGAACCCCAGCTTTCTTCTGCCGCTGAGGCCAATGTACACTGATTTCGACCATTCGAAATAGTTGGAATTTCCTTTAAGTGTTATGTTGGTTAGTTTGTCATTTTGAGACATGgctgaaaaaaaaatggtagATGATGAGTACAGGTTAAACCtactctgataccatgtagaaaattgaaatgatGAATTGGTTGTTTATATGATTCTGATCTTTTTACAATTGATTGTGTTGGtatttatatacacatatacAATGGTACCCTATTCTACTTGGTTGCCTTGGTATCTCTGTCCAACGTCCTTTTCTTCTCTGGAAAAGGTTGAAGCGGCCTTCCCCTGTCACTGGgatggttgctccctttcttCAGGGCCTGTGATGAGCAATCATGCACAGGCTTTTCTGCCTGTGAGTGTCTGAGGCCATACCTACTTTATTTCTGCTTTCAATAGATTATTAATCAAGTGCATGATATCTTGCTGACATATTCATGCAAGCAGTGGAGGCTTTATGGGCTCCTCAGTAAGAAAAAGAGTCAATAACAGATGAGGAACATTGTGAAAGTATCCCCTTCTGAGGATCAAATGATTCTGCAACTTTATATCCACTAGAGTGGCAATCTGCAAACCttagctttctttttctttttctctaatcCTCCTTTCTTTATCAATTAACTGAACTGTCAAGTAGCAGGTTTAGGCTAATTAATTTGGTATATAAAGTGTTGAAGAAAACAGAATAAGGGACATGGTCTCAGAGACTGCACAAGCTGGATTGCTTGTGCAGGCTTCTCATCCCTGACCAAGGGTGAAAGGGAGCGACCTTTCTTGCAGGAAAGGTCACTTCTACCTTTCCCTTTTAGAAAGTAGCCGTTAGGACATGTACCAGCATCAGTATATATGCTCATcacatttgtaaatatgaacTCATAATTCTTAATCTATTGTAAATACTTATCATAGTTCAACAATCCAAAATtctacatggtatcagagctggTCTAGCCAGTCATCACCTACCAAGCCACAAAACTCACATTTCGACATTCAAAAATAATGGCTCACAATGAAACCACCAAAATCACCAACATTGTGCTGCAGGGCAGTCACAACTACTTTGAGTGGTCAAAATCCATTTTCATTGCCCTCAGTGCCTGAAAAAAAATTGGATTCATTACAGGCAGCAAACAAAAACCAAAACCAGCAATTCTAGAAGCACCGACAGAGGAAGAATTAGAGAAAATCGAAGAGTGGCAATCATCTGACCATTTGGTCATGTCCATGCTCACCAACACAATGGAAAGTAAAATTGCTCGGCTATGTATCCTTATGGAGACATCAAGAGCAATATGGGAAAAAATACAGACCCTCTATGGCCATTAAAACAACTATGCACATATATTCAAGCTAAAGCAGGAACTGTCCCAGATCGTTCAAGGGACCAAAAATTCCACAGAATATTCGACAGAAATATTAACCAAGTGGGAGGAGTTACAAAACTACCTCCTACCATCAAATGATCCGGAAGAACTACAGAGAATAGCGGAGCAAGATCTAATTTATACTTACTTGAGGGGTCTGGATTCAAGCTACGAGGGCTTGCGATCGCAGATCCTGCTCGCCCTTCAACTGCCTTCAATCGAAGCCATAATAGCTACGATTCAGCGTGAGGAAATAAGAAAGAACTCGATGAACGAGATTGCAGAAACCACCGACAACCGAGCCTACTCCACCCACCGCGATTTAGATCGATAGAAGGGAGGAGTCAGCGCCATCGAATGATGTGACCACTGCAAAAAGCAGGGTCACCATCGTGACGGCTGCTGGCACCTCCACCCTCAACTGCGACCAGCACGGGGGTGGGAAGGTCCGGGAGCCTGgaagaaaagaggaagaaaaattGGAGAAAAGAGGGATGAAAACCCTAGGAGAAGGGGTGTGGGTGCTGGGGCGTCATATGCCGAAAATTATATGACGCCCCGACCCGAAACACGATCCGGTTACATAGGGCTCCACTGAACCGACTCAGAAGCCCGATCCGACCGCTCGATCCGGCCCTACGAAGCCCCATCTCACGAAGTCAGAGAGGAAACAACTGCCTTGAGATGCTCTAGTCGACAAACCAGACTGCCTGTCAAATTTAGAGACTATGTGTCTCATACGGTGACATATCCCATtcagaattttatttcatataatgtTGTATCTAACCAATATCGCAATTATCTATGTTAGATCTCCAATCACTCCGAACCTACAAACTTCTACGAAGCCAATGCCGACCCCAAATAGTGTAAGGCTATGGAAGAAGAACTTCTAGCCCTTGAAAAGAATGACACATGGAGCATTGTATCCCTTccatcaaataaaaaactagTGGAATGCAAATGGGTATACAAGATCAAATACAATAGTGATGGAACTATTGACAGATACAAAGCCAGACTCGTAGCACGAGGCTTCACCCAAACTTAGGGAGTTGATTATCAAGAGATCTTCGCTCCAGTGGCCAAGATGAACACAGTCAAGATCCTACTTTCAGTAGCAATCAATCAAGGCTGGAATCTATTCCAAATGGATGTCAAGAACGCCTTCCTTCAAGGAAATTTAGCAGAAGAAGTTTACATGGCCATTCCCCCTGGATATAAATCAAACTCAGACTTATCCCTGGTATGTAAGCTCAAGAAAGCAATCTATGGCTTGAAACAATCCCCAAGGGCATGGTATGCTAAACTCAGCTGTTTTTTATTAAGCACGAATTTTAATAAGtgtgattctgattcttccATGTTCGTTAGACACACTCACACACACACCATTATTCTTTTggtatatgttgatgacatcatAATAACCGAGAACGATAATCAAGAGATAGAGAATGTCAAACAAAGTCTAAAAAAGGAATTTGACATTAAAGATCTAGGTCAGCTATCATACTTCCTAGGCATAGAAATAGCAAAATCCAGCAAAGGTTTATTCCTATCCCAAAGGAAATATACCCTTGATCTATTAAAGGAAACTGGCAAGATAGGAGTCAAACGTGCTATCACCCCAATGGAAAccaaaattaaactcaatttagAAGACGGAGATCCACTGACCAACATAGGACACTATCAGCGTTTAGtaggaaaattaatttatttaactgtCACTAGATTTGACATTTCTTTTGCAGTTAGTGTGATAAGTTAGTTTATGCATGCTCCTTGCACCAGCCATCTAGAAGCCATTGATCGAATCCTCAGATACCTTAAGGGAACACCCGGACAAGGAGTCTGgatgaaaagaaataactcTACTAATACAGTCGGTTTCTCGGATGCAGATTGGGCTGGAAGCTGTGATAGAAAGTCAACCACTGAATTCTGTGTATTCGTCGGAGAAACTTGGTGACatgaaaaagcaaaaaagcGCAATGGCATCCACGGCTAGCGAACTCATTTGGATAAAGCAAGTTCTCAAGGACATGAAAGTAGAAACCAAGGAGCCTATGAAAATGTTTTGTGACAAGCAAGCTGCCCGGCACATAGCATCGAACCCAGTGTTTCATGAAAGGACCAAGCACATCGAAGTCGATTGCCATTTCATCAGAGAAAAGGTTCAAAAAGGGAAAATTGAAACACCTTACATCAAGAGTCAAGATCAACTGGCAGACATATTTACAAAGGCTCTTGACAAATAGAATCATCGGT
The nucleotide sequence above comes from Ricinus communis isolate WT05 ecotype wild-type chromosome 6, ASM1957865v1, whole genome shotgun sequence. Encoded proteins:
- the LOC8273833 gene encoding uncharacterized protein LOC8273833; this translates as MAQAQVSLNCYESLTTETSPSSLDGEQKNPKNNIASQNRNIVEVVNSIIPETLKKSYGIPTKAATIMVMALAMAELMMSFMRGCDSALALSGGRMGGRSSSNCSSYSISSRYSSYSSGGSSFTKTYYVSKLQVAVYDAERTFRMDLNRIAEKADTSKASGLHRMLSDTTRLLLKHFDSCISGYVSVHQQEKCDPAMEFFDKLSLEEREKFDEETLVNVDNKRKEKVSSIKDNELSRGHTVVTILVATYGSSNKLPTINGPVDL